A region from the Leptospirillum ferriphilum ML-04 genome encodes:
- the rpsJ gene encoding 30S ribosomal protein S10, which translates to MDQKIRIRLKGYDYRLLDQSLLEIVSTAKRTGASVKGPIPLPTKIEKFTVLRSPHVDKKSREQFERRTHKRLLDILEPTPETVDALMKLELPSGVDVEIKL; encoded by the coding sequence TTGGACCAAAAAATACGCATACGCCTCAAGGGCTACGATTATAGACTTCTCGATCAATCCTTGCTGGAAATTGTGTCTACAGCAAAAAGAACGGGAGCGTCTGTAAAAGGTCCTATCCCATTACCGACCAAGATAGAAAAATTTACGGTCCTTCGGTCTCCACATGTGGATAAGAAATCTAGGGAGCAGTTTGAACGCCGAACTCATAAACGACTATTGGATATTTTGGAGCCAACCCCAGAAACTGTAGACGCCTTGATGAAATTAGAGCTTCCATCAGGAGTAGATGTCGAAATTAAGCTTTAG
- the rpsG gene encoding 30S ribosomal protein S7, which yields MPRRAGRVDRREVAPDAKFNSRLVSKIINVIMKKGKKSVAEQILYDSLDIIAAKTGGDSLKLFKLAIDNVKPAMEVKSRRVGGASYQVPVEIRPNRKISLALRWIVDSAYKRAGHSMEEKLAGELLDASNNTGGAVKKREDTHRMAEANKAFAHYRW from the coding sequence ATGCCAAGAAGAGCAGGGCGTGTCGATAGGAGAGAAGTTGCTCCTGATGCGAAATTCAATAGCAGGCTTGTTTCTAAGATAATTAATGTGATTATGAAAAAAGGAAAAAAGTCTGTAGCAGAGCAAATCCTTTATGATTCCCTCGATATAATAGCTGCCAAGACTGGTGGGGATTCCTTAAAGTTGTTCAAGCTGGCTATAGACAATGTTAAGCCGGCAATGGAGGTCAAATCTCGCAGAGTTGGTGGTGCATCTTATCAGGTTCCGGTTGAGATTCGTCCTAATCGAAAAATTTCCTTGGCTCTCCGCTGGATTGTCGACAGCGCATATAAGCGGGCTGGTCATTCGATGGAAGAAAAGCTTGCAGGTGAACTTCTTGATGCATCAAACAATACTGGCGGTGCAGTTAAGAAGAGAGAAGATACTCATAGGATGGCAGAAGCCAATAAAGCATTTGCGCATTATCGCTGGTAG
- the rpsL gene encoding 30S ribosomal protein S12, with protein MPTINQLVRQGRKQMAAKGKSPALTRCPQRRGVCVRVYTTTPKKPNSALRKVARVRMTNGFEVTAYIPGVGHNLQEHSIVLVRGGRVKDLPGVRYHIVRGALDAAGVANRKQGRSKYGAKKAKK; from the coding sequence GTGCCAACAATTAATCAGCTTGTGCGCCAAGGTCGTAAGCAAATGGCGGCAAAAGGCAAAAGCCCTGCATTGACAAGATGTCCGCAGAGAAGAGGGGTCTGTGTCAGGGTATATACAACTACTCCGAAAAAGCCAAACTCTGCTCTAAGAAAGGTTGCCCGTGTTCGTATGACAAACGGGTTTGAGGTGACCGCGTATATTCCGGGAGTAGGCCATAACCTCCAGGAACACTCTATCGTTCTCGTAAGAGGCGGAAGGGTCAAGGATCTTCCTGGTGTTCGTTATCATATCGTTCGTGGTGCTCTGGACGCTGCAGGTGTTGCGAACAGGAAGCAGGGACGTTCCAAGTATGGAGCTAAAAAGGCTAAGAAGTAG
- the rplC gene encoding 50S ribosomal protein L3, with protein MKTLLGRKLGMTQIYLPSGQAVPVTIVEAGPCEVLQVKTSEKEGYSAAQIGYFPVSPKHLNKPERGHQQKYAKNLYRYVREFKVEENTQAPGNILTVEIFQEGDSLDITGQSKGKGFAGVMKRHHFRGGDATHGSMFHREPGSIGSSAYPSRVLKNKKLPGHMGDKRITVKNLKLIAVKPEANLLFIKGAIPGSNGSFVVVNKNTIS; from the coding sequence TTGAAAACTTTATTAGGTCGTAAGCTCGGGATGACTCAGATTTACCTTCCATCAGGACAGGCTGTTCCTGTAACAATTGTGGAAGCAGGTCCATGTGAGGTTTTACAAGTAAAAACTTCAGAAAAAGAAGGTTATTCTGCAGCTCAAATAGGATACTTTCCGGTTTCTCCGAAACATCTCAATAAGCCGGAGCGGGGCCATCAACAAAAATACGCTAAAAATCTTTATAGATATGTGCGTGAATTTAAAGTGGAAGAAAATACACAAGCACCGGGAAATATTCTGACTGTAGAGATTTTTCAAGAAGGTGATTCTCTCGATATTACTGGGCAATCCAAAGGTAAAGGTTTTGCCGGTGTTATGAAGAGACATCATTTTAGGGGTGGAGATGCCACTCATGGATCGATGTTTCATCGTGAACCAGGGTCTATCGGATCATCTGCTTATCCTTCTCGCGTTCTAAAAAATAAAAAACTCCCAGGACATATGGGCGACAAAAGGATAACCGTTAAAAACCTTAAGCTGATTGCTGTTAAGCCTGAAGCAAATTTGCTTTTTATAAAAGGTGCGATACCTGGCTCTAACGGATCATTTGTCGTAGTCAATAAGAATACTATTTCCTAA
- the tuf gene encoding elongation factor Tu, whose amino-acid sequence MSKAKFERTKPHLNIGTIGHVDHGKTTLTAAITRVLAANKMAEFLAYDQIDKAPEERERGITIAIAHVEYQTDKRHYAHVDCPGHADYVKNMITGAAQMDGAILVVSAADGPMPQTREHILLARQVGVPYIVVFLNKADMVDDPELLELVELEVRELLSKYDFPGDTIPVTRGSALKALECGCGKRDCAACSPILKLMDTVDEYIPTPTRDVDKPFLMPVEDVFSISGRGTVVTGRVERGQIKVGEEVEIVGIRETQKSVVTGVEMFRKILDMGQAGDNVGLLLRGTKKEDVERGMVLSKPGSITPHTVFEAEAYILTKEEGGRHTPFFNGYRPQFYFRTTDVTGVVTLSEGVEMVMPGDNIRIKVTLITPIAMEDGLRFAIREGGRTVGAGVITKVIQ is encoded by the coding sequence ATGTCCAAAGCGAAGTTTGAAAGAACAAAGCCCCATCTGAACATTGGAACGATCGGTCACGTGGACCATGGAAAGACGACGTTGACGGCAGCGATCACGCGTGTGCTGGCGGCGAACAAGATGGCCGAGTTTCTTGCGTACGATCAGATTGACAAGGCACCGGAAGAGCGGGAAAGAGGGATCACGATAGCCATTGCCCATGTGGAGTATCAGACAGACAAGCGGCATTATGCGCATGTGGACTGTCCGGGGCACGCGGACTATGTGAAAAACATGATTACGGGAGCGGCGCAGATGGACGGCGCCATCCTGGTGGTGTCGGCAGCCGATGGTCCGATGCCGCAGACGCGGGAGCATATTTTGCTGGCGCGACAGGTGGGTGTTCCGTATATTGTGGTGTTCTTGAACAAGGCGGACATGGTGGACGATCCGGAGCTTCTGGAATTGGTGGAGCTGGAAGTGCGGGAGTTGTTGTCGAAGTATGATTTCCCTGGAGACACGATTCCTGTGACACGCGGGTCAGCACTGAAAGCGCTGGAATGCGGATGCGGAAAGAGGGATTGTGCGGCATGCTCTCCCATTCTGAAGTTGATGGATACGGTGGATGAGTATATTCCGACGCCGACGCGGGATGTGGACAAGCCGTTCCTGATGCCTGTGGAAGACGTGTTTTCGATCAGTGGCCGTGGAACGGTGGTAACGGGGCGTGTGGAACGCGGACAGATCAAGGTAGGCGAGGAAGTCGAGATTGTGGGGATCCGGGAGACCCAGAAGTCGGTCGTGACCGGTGTGGAGATGTTCCGGAAGATATTGGATATGGGGCAGGCGGGAGACAATGTGGGTCTTTTGCTGCGCGGAACAAAGAAAGAGGATGTCGAGCGCGGGATGGTGTTGTCGAAGCCCGGGAGTATTACCCCGCATACCGTGTTTGAGGCGGAAGCATATATTCTGACGAAAGAGGAAGGTGGGAGGCACACGCCATTTTTTAATGGATACCGGCCCCAGTTTTATTTTCGGACAACGGATGTGACGGGGGTCGTGACGTTGTCGGAAGGGGTGGAAATGGTGATGCCTGGAGATAACATACGGATCAAGGTAACGTTGATCACGCCGATAGCCATGGAAGACGGATTGCGATTTGCGATTCGGGAAGGTGGTCGGACCGTGGGTGCCGGTGTTATTACCAAGGTGATTCAGTAA
- the rpoC gene encoding DNA-directed RNA polymerase subunit beta' has product MSFSALKIMLASSEKIRSWSFGEVKKPETINYRSFKPERDGLFCAKIFGPVKDWECNCGKYKRMKHRGVICDKCGVEVIQSKVRRERMGHIELAAPVAHIWFLKGLPSRIGNLLDMTIKDLDQILYFESYVITDLGDILEQIDQAKNSQMRSLLQKNAKSVYKVSPVKGETVKLTDPVTDDFFKDNETLPIVAVVEREVGQFEEWASLLASNEEKGKTKKSKSKENAQVSPESQDGIKIKFRNPLSLDFYSKDTGDILHRGGTRLSDVSLKTDIILVVVEEDLLTNLHKTGSHFDKMREDLELDFKRHRPISKEEFERYKREFPRSNMKGEIGAEAIRTLLKNLNLEELATEMHALMLDPAVSSASKKKISKRLKIVEAFRKSGNRPEWMILDVIPVLPPDLRPLVPLDGGRFATSDLNDLYRRVINRNNRLKRLLDVSSPTPQLIIHNEIRMLQEAVDALFDNGRRGRVIRGANRRPLKSLSDMLKGKQGRFRQNLLGKRVDYSGRSVIVIGPELKLNQCGLPKKMALELFKPFIFQKLEARGLVSNIKTAKKKVEKEDPVVWDILDEVIQEHPVLLNRAPTLHRLGIQAFDPVLVEGKAIRLHPLVCAAFNADFDGDQMAVHVPLSVEAQLEARVLMMSINNILSPANGKPIMVPTQDMVLGCYYLSKERKGSKGEGFSFSSAEEVRIAYDAGVVEPHARIRVRMTDASGQVKTHETTVGRVLFSGILPSGIRFEEVNKELTKKVLTNLIDQCFRKSGRQETVGFLDRIKQIGFEFATRSGISIAIGDMRIPKNKSEAIEKANLEVLEIENQYNEGLITAGERYNKVIDKWAQVTELVADEMMKELKAEELAVQNGTAVSEGETPVRFNSIYMMADSGARGSAQQIRQLGGMRGLMAKPSGEIIETPITANFREGLNVLQYFISTHGARKGLADTALKTANSGYLTRRLVDVAQDVIITEEDCGTLNGIEVTALVEGGETIEPLEERILGRVAAEDIFVTVLKGQERITEIVVGAGEEINEEKIERIKESGLDLIKIRSVLTCQTRRGVCAACYGRDLSSGKRVELGEAIGIIAAQSIGEPGTQLTMRTFHIGGTAQVAKQSIHEAKRDGKVRYDNLTTVRNKEGANIAMSKNGKLVIVGLDGREKERYSIVYGARVLLEDGKEVSIGSKLVEWDPFSTPILTEASGQVVFRDIQDRVTMREEIDEASGLKSRVIIDNAKQNMRPRIEIREAGSKNRKEYPLPIGAHILVEEKENVSTGDVIAKIPRESTKTKDITGGLPRVAELFEARKPKEQAVITEIEGIVEFKDGRQGRSNRVILVKNEQGEEKEYTIPKGKHVSVHENDWVEAGEPLMDGSVNPHDILNVLGPQDLMTYLVNEVQEVYRLQGVSINDKHIEVIVRQMLRKVRIDDPGDTDFLVGSQVDRGIFEEVNDQIVQLGKLPAKGGSMLLGITKAALSTESFISAASFQETTRVLTEAAINGKTDALVGLKENVIVGRLIPAGTGFPKFRMTAVGEVESESQKELSESGS; this is encoded by the coding sequence ATGTCTTTTTCTGCATTAAAAATCATGTTGGCATCGTCCGAAAAAATTCGGTCGTGGTCATTTGGTGAAGTCAAAAAGCCTGAAACGATTAATTATCGTTCTTTTAAACCAGAAAGAGATGGGCTGTTTTGTGCAAAAATTTTTGGGCCTGTAAAAGACTGGGAATGTAACTGCGGAAAATATAAGAGAATGAAGCACCGTGGAGTTATTTGTGATAAGTGCGGTGTCGAGGTCATTCAAAGCAAGGTCAGACGCGAACGAATGGGTCATATTGAATTGGCAGCACCCGTTGCACACATCTGGTTTTTGAAAGGCCTGCCCTCGAGAATCGGAAATCTTCTTGATATGACAATTAAGGATCTAGACCAAATCCTTTATTTTGAATCCTATGTGATCACGGATTTGGGAGATATTCTGGAGCAGATCGATCAAGCAAAAAACAGTCAAATGCGTTCTCTCCTCCAAAAGAACGCCAAGTCTGTATATAAGGTTTCTCCTGTTAAAGGGGAAACGGTGAAGTTAACGGATCCTGTAACGGATGACTTTTTTAAGGACAATGAAACTCTTCCGATTGTTGCAGTTGTTGAGAGAGAAGTTGGGCAATTCGAGGAGTGGGCAAGTTTATTAGCTTCAAATGAAGAAAAAGGAAAAACAAAGAAAAGTAAATCGAAAGAAAATGCTCAAGTCAGTCCCGAATCGCAAGACGGAATAAAGATTAAGTTCCGGAACCCTCTTTCCTTGGACTTTTATTCAAAAGATACAGGAGATATCCTTCATCGGGGTGGAACGAGACTTTCGGATGTTTCCCTCAAAACGGACATCATCCTCGTCGTTGTGGAAGAGGACCTCTTAACAAATTTGCATAAGACTGGTTCTCATTTTGACAAAATGCGTGAGGATTTAGAACTTGACTTTAAACGCCATCGGCCGATTTCAAAGGAAGAATTTGAACGATACAAGAGAGAATTTCCTCGATCGAACATGAAGGGTGAAATTGGCGCGGAGGCGATCAGGACACTTCTCAAGAACTTGAATCTCGAAGAACTTGCTACTGAAATGCACGCATTAATGCTCGATCCGGCCGTGAGCTCGGCAAGCAAGAAAAAAATATCCAAGAGACTCAAAATTGTTGAGGCTTTCCGGAAATCTGGAAACCGTCCCGAATGGATGATACTGGATGTTATCCCTGTCCTTCCGCCTGACCTCAGACCACTAGTGCCTTTGGATGGTGGACGTTTTGCGACTTCGGACCTCAACGATCTCTACCGTCGAGTGATCAATCGGAACAATCGATTGAAAAGGTTGCTTGATGTCTCTTCCCCAACTCCCCAACTTATTATTCATAATGAAATTCGTATGCTGCAGGAAGCTGTCGATGCCTTGTTTGATAATGGCCGCAGAGGGAGAGTGATCAGGGGAGCAAACCGGAGACCGTTAAAATCTCTCTCCGATATGCTTAAGGGCAAACAAGGGCGTTTTCGCCAGAATCTCTTGGGAAAACGTGTAGATTATTCGGGCAGAAGTGTGATTGTGATAGGACCTGAACTTAAGCTGAATCAATGTGGTTTGCCCAAAAAAATGGCGCTTGAGCTCTTTAAGCCATTTATTTTTCAAAAGCTTGAGGCGAGAGGCCTGGTAAGTAATATCAAGACTGCAAAGAAAAAAGTTGAGAAAGAAGATCCGGTTGTGTGGGATATTTTGGATGAAGTTATCCAGGAGCATCCTGTACTTCTGAACAGGGCGCCGACACTTCATCGACTCGGCATTCAAGCTTTTGACCCTGTTCTTGTCGAAGGGAAGGCGATTCGTTTGCATCCCCTTGTTTGCGCAGCATTTAATGCTGATTTTGATGGCGACCAAATGGCTGTCCATGTTCCGTTGTCGGTTGAAGCGCAGTTGGAGGCGAGGGTTTTGATGATGAGCATCAATAACATTTTGTCGCCGGCCAACGGAAAGCCAATTATGGTGCCTACGCAGGATATGGTTCTTGGATGTTATTACCTCAGCAAGGAACGGAAGGGTTCTAAGGGAGAAGGTTTTTCATTCAGTTCAGCCGAAGAAGTTCGGATTGCCTATGATGCAGGTGTTGTTGAGCCCCATGCGAGAATTCGAGTCCGCATGACAGATGCATCCGGGCAGGTGAAAACGCATGAGACAACAGTCGGAAGAGTTCTCTTTTCTGGCATTCTTCCGAGCGGGATTCGGTTTGAGGAAGTAAACAAGGAATTGACAAAAAAAGTTCTGACAAACCTTATTGATCAATGTTTCCGGAAGTCAGGGAGACAGGAGACGGTAGGATTTTTGGACAGAATTAAGCAGATAGGTTTTGAGTTTGCTACTCGATCCGGTATCTCGATCGCGATTGGAGATATGAGAATTCCCAAGAACAAATCGGAAGCTATTGAAAAAGCCAATCTCGAAGTTCTTGAAATTGAAAATCAATACAATGAAGGTTTGATCACTGCTGGCGAACGTTATAACAAGGTGATCGATAAATGGGCCCAAGTCACTGAGCTTGTGGCGGATGAAATGATGAAAGAGTTAAAAGCTGAAGAATTAGCCGTCCAAAACGGTACTGCAGTTAGCGAAGGGGAAACCCCTGTTCGATTTAACTCTATCTACATGATGGCGGATTCAGGAGCGAGAGGGTCGGCGCAGCAAATTCGGCAATTGGGTGGAATGCGCGGTTTGATGGCCAAGCCTTCCGGAGAAATTATCGAGACTCCTATCACAGCGAACTTTCGTGAAGGACTAAATGTGCTCCAGTATTTTATTTCTACCCATGGAGCACGGAAAGGTCTTGCTGATACAGCTCTTAAGACTGCGAATTCAGGTTACCTCACCCGTAGGCTCGTCGATGTCGCACAGGATGTCATCATCACGGAAGAAGATTGCGGAACCTTAAACGGCATCGAAGTGACAGCATTGGTCGAAGGAGGGGAAACAATTGAACCTCTGGAAGAGCGTATTCTTGGAAGAGTTGCAGCAGAAGATATTTTTGTTACTGTCCTGAAAGGCCAGGAACGAATTACAGAGATTGTTGTCGGAGCAGGTGAAGAAATTAATGAGGAAAAAATCGAGCGCATCAAGGAATCTGGACTTGATCTTATTAAAATTCGGTCTGTTCTAACGTGCCAAACCCGACGCGGTGTTTGTGCAGCATGTTATGGACGGGACTTGAGTTCCGGGAAGAGGGTAGAGCTTGGAGAGGCGATTGGAATTATTGCCGCCCAATCGATCGGTGAACCAGGAACTCAGCTGACAATGAGAACTTTTCATATTGGTGGAACCGCGCAGGTTGCCAAGCAGTCTATCCATGAGGCTAAGAGAGACGGAAAAGTCCGATACGACAATCTCACCACTGTTCGTAACAAAGAAGGTGCAAATATTGCCATGTCAAAAAATGGCAAGTTGGTTATCGTAGGATTGGACGGCAGAGAAAAAGAGCGATATTCGATTGTCTACGGGGCCCGCGTGCTCCTTGAAGATGGGAAGGAAGTCTCTATAGGCTCAAAATTGGTAGAGTGGGATCCTTTCTCTACGCCAATTCTTACTGAAGCCAGTGGTCAGGTTGTATTCCGAGATATCCAGGATCGGGTTACCATGCGGGAAGAAATAGATGAGGCATCTGGATTAAAGAGTCGTGTGATTATCGACAATGCAAAACAAAACATGCGTCCTAGAATTGAAATTCGAGAAGCCGGATCAAAAAATCGGAAAGAGTATCCCCTTCCAATTGGAGCACATATTCTTGTCGAAGAAAAAGAAAATGTATCTACCGGCGATGTCATAGCAAAAATTCCTAGAGAGTCTACAAAGACAAAAGATATCACTGGTGGTCTCCCGCGTGTTGCTGAGCTATTTGAAGCAAGAAAACCGAAAGAACAAGCAGTTATTACGGAAATTGAGGGAATTGTAGAGTTTAAGGATGGACGGCAGGGTCGTTCAAACAGAGTCATCCTTGTCAAGAATGAACAGGGCGAAGAAAAAGAATATACGATACCAAAGGGAAAACATGTCAGTGTGCATGAGAATGACTGGGTTGAGGCTGGAGAGCCGCTTATGGATGGCTCTGTTAACCCGCATGACATTCTGAATGTTCTTGGGCCGCAGGACTTGATGACCTATTTGGTTAATGAAGTGCAGGAAGTATACAGACTTCAAGGTGTTTCGATCAATGATAAACATATTGAGGTCATTGTTCGCCAGATGCTTCGTAAAGTCAGAATCGATGATCCAGGAGACACGGATTTTCTCGTTGGTAGCCAGGTTGATCGAGGAATTTTTGAAGAGGTCAATGATCAGATTGTTCAGTTAGGAAAGCTCCCTGCAAAGGGAGGGTCTATGCTTTTGGGAATCACGAAAGCGGCTCTATCAACGGAAAGTTTTATTTCAGCAGCATCGTTCCAAGAAACAACAAGAGTCCTGACAGAAGCAGCTATAAATGGGAAAACAGATGCATTAGTGGGACTCAAGGAAAATGTGATTGTGGGACGATTGATCCCTGCAGGTACGGGATTTCCTAAGTTCCGAATGACAGCAGTTGGAGAGGTGGAGTCAGAATCGCAAAAAGAATTGAGTGAGTCTGGTTCTTGA